GGGGGGCTATTCAATCCCAAGCCTTTTCCTGAGTACCTCAGGGTTTTTCCCCGTCTGCCATACTGCGACAACCAGCACCTCCTTGCCCTCCAAAGCGTAGTAGATAGCATAGGGGTACTTCTTCATAAGCACCCTTCTGAACTCGCCTAGAACCTTCTGGTATATCTTGGGGTTGGATCGGAGGAACGCCAGCGCATCCTCGAACCTCATAACCAAGTCGAAGCCTAGCCCCCGCCGCCTGTCCTCGTACCATTCCATAGCCTCGTCCAAATCGCTGACCGCGCCCATCTCGACAATCACCCTGTACTCATCCATCGTAGCCGTGTTTAGCCATGAGCTCCGCCCTCACCTCTTCCCATGGCCTAGCCGATGATGGGTTTTCCCTATACCTCTGGTAGCGCCTTTCGAGCTCCTGCCCCTGCTCCTCGGTAAGGGGCGGCATGGTGCGCTCGCGCTCCTGCATCTCCGCATCGAGCAGCATCTCCTCTACCTTGGCGAGCAGTGCCACATTATTGACTCTGAGGAACTGCTCTATCAAGCGCAGCTTCAGTGCCTGCAAATCCGTCTG
This region of Candidatus Obscuribacterales bacterium genomic DNA includes:
- a CDS encoding type II toxin-antitoxin system RelE/ParE family toxin yields the protein MDEYRVIVEMGAVSDLDEAMEWYEDRRRGLGFDLVMRFEDALAFLRSNPKIYQKVLGEFRRVLMKKYPYAIYYALEGKEVLVVAVWQTGKNPEVLRKRLGIE
- a CDS encoding addiction module protein — translated: MEQTDLQALKLRLIEQFLRVNNVALLAKVEEMLLDAEMQERERTMPPLTEEQGQELERRYQRYRENPSSARPWEEVRAELMAKHGYDG